One Solea senegalensis isolate Sse05_10M linkage group LG13, IFAPA_SoseM_1, whole genome shotgun sequence DNA segment encodes these proteins:
- the fam76b gene encoding protein FAM76B isoform X2 — protein sequence MATSALYACTKCNQRYPFEELSQGQQLCKECRIAHPIVKCTYCRSEFQQESKTNTICKKCAQNVKQFGTPKPCQYCNIIAAFIGTKCQRCTNSEKKYGPPQTCEQCKQQCAFDRKEEGRRKVDGKLLCWLCTLSYRRVLQKTKEQRKGFGSSNSSSLNEKDHHSRPHHHHHHHHHPHRHSGSHHKLSGSLSPEQEQGMWKQSHKSSSIQKETPKKKPKLEMKPSNGDSSITQSMDSGGTDNFILISQLKEEVMSLKRLLQQRDQTILEKDRKLTELKADFQYQETNMRVKMNQMEKSHKESMEHQQSKNRELMKQVAALSKGKKFDRSGSSLLLP from the exons ATGGCAACGTCGGCTCTGTACGCCTGTACGAAGTGTAACCAGCGGTATCCTTTCGAGGAGCTGTCGCAGGGCCAGCAGCTGTGcaag GAGTGTCGCATCGCACACCCAATTGTGAAGTGCACATACTGCAGATCTGAATTTCAACAGGAAAG cAAAACCAATACAATCTGCAAGAAATGCGCCCAGAATGTCAAACAGTTTGGAACT CCCAAACCCTGCCAGTACTGTAATATCATTGCAGCGTTTATTGGGACGAAGTGCCAGCGTTGTACCAACTCAGAGAAGAAATATGGACCTCCACAGACCTGTGAGCAGTGCAAACAGCAGTGCGCTTTTGACCGCAAGGAGGAAGGCAGGAGAAAG GTGGATGGGAAGCTGCTGTGCTGGCTCTGCACTCTATCTTACCGCCGTGTCCTGCAGAAAACCAAGGAGCAGAGGAAGGGCTTTGGCTCTTCCAACTCCTCATCCTTGAATGAGAAAGACCACCACTCCAGacctcaccatcatcaccaccaccaccaccacccacacagacacagcggTTCTCACCACAA ACTAAGTGGGAGCTTGAGCCCTGAGCAGGAGCAGGGAATGTGGAAGCAGAG CCATAAATCGTCTTCAATCCAGAAGGAGACTCCAAAGAAGAAACCAAAACTGGAGATGAAGCCATCGAATGGGGACAG TTCCATCACTCAGTCGATGGATTCTGGTGGAACGGACAACTTCATTCTCATCAGCCAGCTGaaagaggaagtgatgtcactTAAACGTCTTCTACAGCAAAGGGATCAGACTATCCTGGAGAAGGACCGAAAG CTCACAGAGCTCAAAGCAGACTTTCAGTATCAGGAAACCAACATGAGAGTAAAGATGAACCAAATGGAGAAATCACACAAAGAGTCTATGGAGCATCAGCAG tccAAGAACAGGGAGCTGATGAAACAAGTGGCTGCTCTATCTAAAGGAAAAAAGTTTGACCGGTCAGGAAGTTCACTGCTGTTACCCTAA
- the fam76b gene encoding protein FAM76B isoform X1, with protein MATSALYACTKCNQRYPFEELSQGQQLCKECRIAHPIVKCTYCRSEFQQESKTNTICKKCAQNVKQFGTPKPCQYCNIIAAFIGTKCQRCTNSEKKYGPPQTCEQCKQQCAFDRKEEGRRKVDGKLLCWLCTLSYRRVLQKTKEQRKGFGSSNSSSLNEKDHHSRPHHHHHHHHHPHRHSGSHHKLSGSLSPEQEQGMWKQSHKSSSIQKETPKKKPKLEMKPSNGDSSSITQSMDSGGTDNFILISQLKEEVMSLKRLLQQRDQTILEKDRKLTELKADFQYQETNMRVKMNQMEKSHKESMEHQQSKNRELMKQVAALSKGKKFDRSGSSLLLP; from the exons ATGGCAACGTCGGCTCTGTACGCCTGTACGAAGTGTAACCAGCGGTATCCTTTCGAGGAGCTGTCGCAGGGCCAGCAGCTGTGcaag GAGTGTCGCATCGCACACCCAATTGTGAAGTGCACATACTGCAGATCTGAATTTCAACAGGAAAG cAAAACCAATACAATCTGCAAGAAATGCGCCCAGAATGTCAAACAGTTTGGAACT CCCAAACCCTGCCAGTACTGTAATATCATTGCAGCGTTTATTGGGACGAAGTGCCAGCGTTGTACCAACTCAGAGAAGAAATATGGACCTCCACAGACCTGTGAGCAGTGCAAACAGCAGTGCGCTTTTGACCGCAAGGAGGAAGGCAGGAGAAAG GTGGATGGGAAGCTGCTGTGCTGGCTCTGCACTCTATCTTACCGCCGTGTCCTGCAGAAAACCAAGGAGCAGAGGAAGGGCTTTGGCTCTTCCAACTCCTCATCCTTGAATGAGAAAGACCACCACTCCAGacctcaccatcatcaccaccaccaccaccacccacacagacacagcggTTCTCACCACAA ACTAAGTGGGAGCTTGAGCCCTGAGCAGGAGCAGGGAATGTGGAAGCAGAG CCATAAATCGTCTTCAATCCAGAAGGAGACTCCAAAGAAGAAACCAAAACTGGAGATGAAGCCATCGAATGGGGACAG TAGTTCCATCACTCAGTCGATGGATTCTGGTGGAACGGACAACTTCATTCTCATCAGCCAGCTGaaagaggaagtgatgtcactTAAACGTCTTCTACAGCAAAGGGATCAGACTATCCTGGAGAAGGACCGAAAG CTCACAGAGCTCAAAGCAGACTTTCAGTATCAGGAAACCAACATGAGAGTAAAGATGAACCAAATGGAGAAATCACACAAAGAGTCTATGGAGCATCAGCAG tccAAGAACAGGGAGCTGATGAAACAAGTGGCTGCTCTATCTAAAGGAAAAAAGTTTGACCGGTCAGGAAGTTCACTGCTGTTACCCTAA